Proteins from a genomic interval of Helicobacter pylori Shi112:
- a CDS encoding bifunctional 2-C-methyl-D-erythritol 4-phosphate cytidylyltransferase/2-C-methyl-D-erythritol 2,4-cyclodiphosphate synthase encodes MSLIRVNGEAFKLSLESLEEDPFETKETLETLVKQTSVVLLAAGESRRFSQTIKKQWLRSNHTPLWLSVYESFKEALDFKEILLVVSELDYIYIKRHHPEIKLVKGGASRQESVRNALKIIDSAYTLTSDVARGLANIETLKSLFLTLQQTNHYCIAPYLPCYDTAIYYNEVLDREAIKLIQTPQLSHTKTLQSALNQGDFKDESSAILQAFPDLVSYIEGSKDLHKLTTSSDLKHFSFFFNPAKDTFIGMGFDTHAFIKDKPMVLGGVVLDCEFGLKAHSDGDALLHAVIDAILGAIKGGDIGEWFPDNDPQYKNASSKELLKIVLDFSQSIGFELLEMGATIFSEIPKITPYKPAILENLSQLLGLEKSQISLKATTMEKMGFIGKQEGLLVQAHVSMRYKQKL; translated from the coding sequence ATGTCTTTGATTAGAGTGAATGGGGAAGCTTTTAAACTCTCTTTAGAAAGTTTGGAAGAAGACCCTTTTGAAACTAAAGAAACGCTAGAAACGCTTGTTAAACAAACGAGCGTTGTTTTATTGGCCGCTGGGGAATCTAGGCGTTTTTCTCAAACAATCAAAAAACAATGGTTGCGCTCTAACCATACCCCCTTATGGCTCAGCGTTTATGAAAGCTTTAAAGAAGCCCTAGACTTTAAAGAAATCCTTCTAGTCGTAAGCGAATTGGATTATATTTATATCAAACGCCATCACCCTGAAATCAAGCTTGTAAAAGGCGGGGCATCAAGGCAAGAATCCGTGCGTAACGCTTTAAAAATAATTGATAGCGCTTACACGCTCACCAGCGATGTGGCTAGGGGTTTGGCCAATATTGAAACGCTCAAAAGTTTGTTTTTAACCCTCCAACAAACCAACCATTATTGCATCGCTCCTTATTTGCCTTGCTATGACACGGCAATCTATTATAACGAGGTTTTAGACAGAGAAGCGATCAAACTCATTCAAACCCCACAATTAAGCCACACCAAAACGCTCCAATCAGCCCTAAATCAAGGGGATTTTAAAGATGAAAGCAGCGCAATTTTACAAGCTTTCCCTGATTTGGTGAGCTATATTGAAGGCAGTAAGGATTTGCACAAGCTCACCACGAGTAGCGATTTGAAGCATTTCTCATTCTTTTTTAACCCAGCAAAAGACACTTTTATAGGCATGGGATTTGATACGCATGCGTTCATTAAAGATAAGCCTATGGTTTTAGGGGGGGTTGTTTTGGATTGCGAGTTTGGGTTAAAGGCCCATAGCGATGGCGATGCTTTGTTGCATGCGGTTATTGATGCGATTTTAGGAGCGATTAAAGGGGGGGATATTGGCGAATGGTTCCCTGATAATGACCCGCAATACAAAAACGCCTCTTCTAAAGAGCTTTTAAAAATCGTGTTGGATTTTTCTCAAAGCATTGGGTTTGAATTGCTTGAAATGGGAGCGACCATCTTTAGCGAAATCCCTAAAATCACTCCTTACAAACCGGCGATTTTAGAAAATTTGAGCCAACTTTTGGGTTTAGAAAAATCTCAAATCAGCTTGAAAGCCACTACAATGGAAAAAATGGGGTTCATTGGCAAACAAGAAGGGCTGTTAGTCCAAGCGCATGTGAGCATGCGTTATAAACAAAAACTTTAA
- a CDS encoding DegQ family serine endoprotease: MMKKTLFISLALALSLNAGNIQIQSMPKVKERVSVPSKDDTIYSYHDSIKDSIKAVVNISTEKKIKNNFMGSGMFNDPFFQQFFGDLGGMIPKERMERALGSGVIISKDGYIVTNNHVIDGADKIKVTIPGSNKEYSATLVGTDSESDLAVIRITKDNLPTIKFSDSNDILVGDLVFAIGNPFGVGESVTQGIVSALNKSGIGINSYENFIQTDASINPGNSGGALIDSRGGLVGINTAIISKTGGNHGIGFAIPSNMVKDIVTQLIKTGKIERGYLGVGLQDLSSDLQNSYDNKEGAVVISVEKDSPAKKAGILVWDLITEVNGKKIKNTNELRNLIGSMLPNQRVTLKVIRDKKERTFTLTLAERKNPNKKETISAQNGAQGQLNGLQVEDLTQKTKRSMRLSDDVQGVLVSQVNENSPAEQAGFRQGNIITKIEEVEVKSVADFNHALEKYKGKPKRFLVLDLNQGYRIILVK, from the coding sequence ATGATGAAAAAAACCCTTTTTATCTCTTTGGCTTTAGCGTTAAGCTTGAATGCGGGCAATATCCAAATCCAAAGCATGCCCAAAGTTAAAGAGCGAGTGAGTGTCCCCTCTAAAGACGATACGATCTATTCTTACCACGATTCTATTAAAGATTCGATTAAAGCGGTGGTGAATATCTCTACTGAAAAGAAGATTAAAAACAATTTTATGGGTAGCGGTATGTTTAATGACCCCTTTTTCCAACAATTTTTTGGGGATTTGGGCGGCATGATCCCTAAAGAAAGAATGGAAAGGGCTTTAGGCAGTGGCGTAATCATTTCTAAAGATGGCTATATTGTAACTAATAACCATGTGATTGATGGCGCAGATAAGATTAAAGTGACCATTCCAGGGAGCAATAAAGAATATTCCGCTACTCTAGTAGGCACGGACTCTGAAAGCGATTTAGCGGTGATTCGCATCACTAAAGACAATCTGCCCACGATCAAATTCTCTGATTCTAATGATATTTTAGTGGGCGATTTGGTTTTTGCGATTGGTAACCCTTTTGGCGTGGGTGAAAGCGTTACGCAAGGCATTGTTTCAGCGCTCAATAAAAGCGGGATTGGGATCAACAGCTATGAGAATTTCATTCAAACAGACGCTTCTATTAATCCTGGAAATTCCGGTGGCGCTTTAATTGATAGCCGTGGAGGGTTAGTGGGGATTAATACCGCTATTATCTCTAAAACTGGAGGCAACCACGGCATTGGCTTTGCCATCCCTTCTAACATGGTTAAAGATATTGTAACTCAGCTCATTAAAACCGGTAAGATTGAGAGAGGTTACTTGGGCGTGGGCTTGCAAGATTTGAGCAGCGATTTGCAAAATTCTTATGACAATAAAGAAGGGGCGGTAGTCATTAGCGTAGAAAAAGACTCTCCGGCTAAAAAAGCAGGGATTTTGGTGTGGGATTTGATCACCGAAGTCAATGGGAAAAAAATTAAAAACACGAACGAATTGAGAAATCTAATCGGCTCTATGCTACCCAATCAAAGAGTAACCTTAAAAGTCATTAGAGATAAAAAAGAACGCACCTTCACTCTCACTCTTGCCGAAAGGAAAAACCCTAACAAAAAAGAAACAATTTCTGCTCAAAACGGTGCGCAAGGCCAATTGAACGGGCTTCAAGTAGAAGATTTAACCCAAAAAACCAAAAGGTCTATGCGTTTGAGCGATGATGTTCAAGGGGTTTTAGTTTCTCAAGTGAATGAAAATTCCCCAGCAGAGCAAGCCGGATTTAGGCAAGGCAACATTATCACAAAAATTGAAGAGGTTGAAGTTAAAAGCGTTGCGGATTTTAACCATGCTTTAGAAAAGTATAAAGGCAAACCCAAACGATTCTTAGTTTTAGACTTGAATCAAGGTTATAGGATCATTTTGGTGAAATGA
- a CDS encoding amino acid permease, with product MDNQEIAHQNITQKQGELKRDMKMRHLLMIAFGGAIGTGLFVGTGGNIASAGPLGTLIAYCFGGLVVYCIMLSLGELASVYPTTGSFGDYAAKFIGPGTGYMVFWMYWLGWVITVALEYIAIGMLMQRWFVGIPIHYWVILCIALVFLLNFFSVKIFAEGEFFFSLIKVLAVIAFIGIGAIGIIYQIYLHGFSSIFDNFHFGDKGFFPNGSAAVFSAMLAVIFAFTGTEVIGVAVGETKNASEVMPKAIKATLWRIVFFFLGSVFVISVFLPMSNSSITQSPFVSVLERINLPFIGMGIPYVSDIMNAVIITAMFSTANSGLYGASRMIYGLSKQKMFFKVFSKLNRQGTPTYAMFFSLSFSLIGLLVQIYAKENVVEALINVISFTVIIVWVSVSVSQYSFRKQYLKAGHSLEDLPYKAPFLPFLQLIGITGCVIGVIGSAMDKDQRIGMILTIVFAVICYIGYYFTQKANENNKKDLI from the coding sequence ATGGACAATCAAGAGATAGCGCATCAAAATATCACGCAAAAACAAGGCGAACTTAAAAGAGACATGAAAATGCGCCATCTCTTAATGATTGCATTTGGGGGAGCGATTGGCACAGGGCTTTTTGTAGGCACTGGGGGTAATATTGCGAGTGCTGGCCCTTTAGGGACTTTGATCGCTTATTGTTTTGGAGGGCTAGTGGTTTATTGCATCATGCTCTCTTTAGGCGAATTGGCTAGCGTTTATCCCACTACGGGAAGTTTTGGGGATTATGCGGCTAAATTCATAGGCCCTGGCACGGGCTATATGGTTTTTTGGATGTATTGGCTTGGTTGGGTGATCACGGTGGCGTTAGAATATATCGCTATAGGCATGCTCATGCAACGCTGGTTTGTTGGTATTCCTATCCATTATTGGGTTATTTTATGCATTGCGTTAGTTTTTTTATTGAATTTTTTTTCGGTTAAAATTTTTGCTGAGGGCGAGTTTTTCTTCAGCCTGATTAAAGTTTTAGCGGTGATCGCTTTTATAGGCATTGGCGCGATTGGGATTATTTATCAAATCTATTTGCATGGGTTTAGTTCTATTTTTGATAACTTCCATTTTGGCGATAAGGGGTTTTTCCCTAACGGGAGCGCAGCGGTTTTTAGCGCGATGCTTGCGGTGATTTTTGCATTCACTGGCACAGAGGTGATTGGGGTGGCTGTGGGAGAGACTAAAAACGCTAGCGAAGTGATGCCTAAAGCGATTAAGGCGACCTTGTGGCGGATCGTCTTTTTCTTTTTAGGCTCTGTGTTTGTCATTTCTGTTTTTTTACCCATGAGCAATTCTTCTATCACGCAAAGCCCTTTTGTGAGCGTTTTAGAACGCATTAATTTGCCTTTTATTGGCATGGGTATCCCTTATGTGTCTGATATAATGAACGCTGTTATCATTACGGCGATGTTTTCTACCGCTAATTCAGGGCTTTATGGAGCGAGCCGCATGATTTATGGGCTGTCCAAACAAAAGATGTTTTTTAAGGTTTTTTCCAAACTCAACCGACAAGGCACGCCCACTTATGCGATGTTTTTTTCCCTTTCTTTTTCTCTCATAGGGCTTTTAGTCCAAATTTATGCCAAAGAAAATGTCGTGGAAGCTTTGATCAATGTGATCAGTTTCACGGTGATTATTGTGTGGGTTAGCGTGTCTGTTTCGCAATATTCTTTCCGCAAGCAATACTTAAAAGCCGGGCATTCTTTAGAGGATTTGCCTTATAAAGCCCCCTTCCTACCCTTTTTGCAACTCATAGGGATCACTGGGTGTGTCATCGGCGTGATTGGTTCGGCTATGGATAAGGATCAACGCATTGGGATGATTTTAACGATTGTTTTTGCTGTTATTTGTTACATTGGATACTATTTTACACAAAAAGCTAATGAAAATAACAAAAAAGATTTGATATAA
- the pgsA gene encoding CDP-diacylglycerol--glycerol-3-phosphate 3-phosphatidyltransferase, with protein sequence MKVLKLLPNFLTILRIVLSLFLLFLLLNTHTYFSFLTPFHINMISSLVFLFAALTDLLDGYIARNYKAKSRFGEIFDPLADKILILSAFLGLVHLDRVNAWIPFVILGREFFISGLRVLAANEKKDIPVNALGKYKTVSQVVAISALLADVTYSYTLVAIAIFLTLYSGIDYTIKYYKS encoded by the coding sequence ATGAAAGTTTTAAAACTCCTGCCTAATTTTTTAACGATTTTACGCATCGTCTTATCCTTATTTTTATTATTTTTATTGTTAAACACGCACACTTATTTTAGTTTTTTAACCCCCTTTCACATCAACATGATCTCTTCATTGGTTTTTTTGTTTGCCGCGCTCACGGATTTATTGGACGGCTACATCGCTAGAAACTATAAAGCCAAATCGCGCTTTGGGGAAATCTTTGACCCTTTAGCGGATAAAATCCTTATTTTGAGCGCGTTTTTAGGATTAGTCCATTTGGATCGTGTGAACGCGTGGATTCCGTTTGTGATTTTAGGGCGTGAATTTTTTATTTCAGGGCTTAGGGTTTTAGCCGCTAATGAAAAAAAGGATATTCCTGTCAATGCGCTAGGCAAGTATAAAACCGTTTCTCAAGTCGTGGCGATTAGCGCTTTATTGGCTGATGTAACTTACTCTTATACGCTTGTGGCTATAGCGATTTTTTTAACCCTTTATTCGGGGATAGATTACACTATTAAATATTATAAATCTTAA
- a CDS encoding enoyl-ACP reductase, with amino-acid sequence MNNSNHMKNKTLVISGATRGIGKAILYRFAQSGVNIAFTYNKNVEEANKIIEDVEQKYSIKAKAYPLNVLEPEQYTELFKQIDADFDRVDFFISNAIIYGRSVVGGFAPFMRLKPKGLNNIYTATVLAFVVGAQEAAKRMQKIGGGAIVSLSSTGNLVYMPNYAGHGNSKNAVETMVKYAAVDLGEFNIRVNAVSGGPIDTDALKAFPDYVEIKEKVEEQSPLKRMGNPNDLAGAAYFLCDETQSGWLTGQTIVVDGGTTFK; translated from the coding sequence ATGAACAATTCCAATCACATGAAAAATAAAACCCTAGTGATCAGCGGCGCGACTAGAGGGATTGGCAAGGCAATATTGTATCGCTTCGCTCAAAGCGGCGTGAATATCGCTTTCACTTACAATAAAAATGTTGAAGAAGCCAACAAAATTATAGAAGATGTGGAGCAAAAATATTCCATTAAAGCCAAAGCCTACCCCCTTAATGTTTTAGAGCCTGAGCAATACACAGAGCTTTTTAAACAAATTGACGCTGATTTTGACAGAGTGGATTTTTTTATTTCTAACGCTATTATTTACGGGCGTTCTGTCGTGGGCGGATTTGCGCCGTTTATGCGATTAAAACCTAAAGGGTTAAACAATATTTACACAGCCACTGTGTTAGCGTTTGTAGTGGGGGCTCAAGAAGCGGCAAAACGCATGCAAAAAATAGGCGGCGGGGCGATCGTGAGCTTAAGCTCTACCGGGAATTTGGTCTATATGCCTAATTACGCCGGGCATGGCAATTCTAAAAACGCCGTAGAAACCATGGTCAAATACGCTGCTGTTGATTTAGGCGAGTTTAACATTAGAGTGAATGCGGTGAGTGGCGGGCCTATTGATACGGACGCTTTGAAAGCCTTCCCTGATTATGTGGAGATTAAAGAAAAAGTAGAAGAGCAATCGCCCCTAAAACGCATGGGCAATCCTAACGATCTAGCCGGAGCGGCTTATTTTTTATGCGATGAAACCCAAAGCGGTTGGCTTACAGGGCAAACGATCGTTGTAGATGGCGGGACTACTTTTAAATAA
- the dapA gene encoding 4-hydroxy-tetrahydrodipicolinate synthase has protein sequence MQFHSSSALITPFKKDLSVDEAAYEALIKRQIFQGMDACVPVGTTGESATLTHQEHMRCIEIAVETCKNTKTPSNSRMKVLAGVGSNATSESLSLAKFAQKIGADAILCVSPYYNRPTQQGLFEHYKTIAQSVEIPVMLYDVPSRTGVSIEVSTALKLFREVPNIKAIKEASGSLKRVTELHYYEKDFKIFSGEDSLNHSIMFSGGCGVISVTGNLMPNLISQMVNCALKLEYQQALEIQNKLFHLHQALFVETNPIPIKMAMHLAGLIENPSYRLPLVAPSKETIQLLEKTLQQYEVIA, from the coding sequence ATGCAATTCCATTCATCTAGCGCGTTAATTACGCCTTTTAAAAAAGATTTGAGCGTTGATGAGGCCGCTTATGAAGCCTTGATCAAGCGCCAAATTTTTCAAGGCATGGACGCATGCGTGCCTGTTGGCACGACAGGAGAATCCGCCACGCTCACCCATCAAGAGCACATGCGTTGCATTGAAATCGCCGTAGAAACTTGCAAAAACACTAAAACGCCCTCAAATTCACGCATGAAAGTGTTAGCCGGCGTGGGCAGTAACGCCACGAGCGAGTCCCTTTCTTTGGCAAAGTTCGCTCAAAAAATCGGCGCGGATGCGATTTTATGCGTAAGCCCCTATTATAACCGCCCCACCCAACAAGGTTTGTTTGAACATTATAAAACTATCGCTCAGTCGGTGGAAATCCCCGTCATGCTTTATGATGTGCCAAGTAGAACAGGCGTGTCTATTGAAGTTTCAACCGCTCTCAAACTCTTTAGAGAAGTCCCTAACATTAAAGCCATTAAAGAAGCGTCTGGCTCTTTGAAAAGGGTAACAGAATTGCATTATTATGAAAAAGATTTTAAAATTTTTAGTGGGGAAGATTCACTCAACCACTCTATCATGTTTTCAGGGGGGTGTGGCGTGATTTCAGTGACCGGTAATTTAATGCCTAATCTGATTTCACAAATGGTCAATTGCGCGCTCAAACTTGAATACCAACAAGCCCTAGAAATCCAAAATAAGCTTTTTCATTTGCACCAAGCCCTTTTTGTAGAAACGAATCCTATCCCTATTAAAATGGCTATGCATTTAGCCGGCTTGATTGAAAACCCAAGCTACAGACTGCCTTTAGTGGCCCCAAGCAAAGAAACGATTCAACTTTTAGAAAAAACTTTACAACAATATGAGGTAATTGCATGA
- a CDS encoding M16 family metallopeptidase, translating to MRYFSVKRLLRLSSVLLVTLGASMHAQSYLPKHESVTLKNGLQVVSVPLENKTGVIEVDVLYKVGSRNETMGKSGIAHMLEHLNFKSTKNLKAGEFDKIVKRFGGVSNASTSFDITRYFIKTSQANLDKSLELFAETMGSLNLKEDEFLPERQVVAEERRWRTDNSPIGMLYFRFFNTAYVYHPYHWTPIGFMDDIQNWTLKDIKKFHSLYYQPKNAIILVVGDVNSQKVFELSKKHFESLKNLDGKAIPTPYMKEPKQDGARTAVVHKDGVHLEWVALGYKVPAFKHKDQVALDALSKLLGEGKSSWLQSELVDKKRLASQAFSHNMQLQDESVFLFIAGGNPNVKAEALQKEIVALLEKLKKGEITQAELDKLKINQKADFISNLESSSDVAGLFADYLVQNDIQGLTDYQQQFLDLKVSDLVRVANEYFKDTQSTTVFLKP from the coding sequence ATGAGATATTTTTCTGTTAAAAGACTTTTGAGGCTTAGTTCTGTCTTGTTAGTCACTTTAGGAGCGAGCATGCACGCACAATCTTACTTACCCAAACATGAGAGTGTTACCTTAAAAAATGGGTTGCAAGTCGTAAGCGTCCCCCTAGAAAATAAAACCGGGGTTATAGAAGTGGATGTGCTTTATAAAGTCGGCTCTAGAAACGAAACCATGGGCAAGAGCGGGATCGCTCACATGTTAGAGCATTTGAATTTTAAAAGCACCAAAAACCTTAAAGCCGGCGAATTTGATAAAATCGTTAAGCGTTTTGGGGGCGTGAGTAACGCTTCTACGAGCTTTGATATTACACGCTATTTCATTAAAACCAGTCAGGCTAACTTGGATAAATCTTTAGAATTGTTCGCTGAAACCATGGGTTCTTTGAATTTAAAAGAAGATGAGTTTTTGCCTGAGCGTCAAGTGGTCGCTGAAGAAAGGCGATGGCGCACTGATAATTCCCCTATCGGCATGCTTTATTTCCGCTTTTTTAACACCGCTTATGTCTATCACCCCTACCATTGGACGCCCATTGGTTTTATGGACGATATTCAAAACTGGACTTTAAAAGACATTAAAAAATTCCATTCGCTCTATTATCAGCCTAAAAACGCTATTATTTTAGTGGTGGGCGATGTCAATTCTCAAAAGGTTTTTGAATTGAGTAAAAAGCATTTTGAATCCTTAAAGAACCTTGATGGAAAAGCTATCCCCACCCCCTACATGAAAGAGCCTAAGCAAGATGGAGCCAGAACGGCAGTCGTGCATAAAGATGGGGTCCATTTAGAATGGGTAGCCCTTGGGTATAAAGTGCCTGCTTTCAAGCATAAAGATCAAGTCGCCCTAGACGCGCTAAGCAAGCTTTTAGGCGAAGGTAAAAGCTCGTGGTTGCAAAGCGAATTGGTGGATAAAAAACGCCTGGCTTCTCAAGCTTTCTCGCACAACATGCAATTACAAGATGAAAGCGTGTTTTTATTCATTGCGGGGGGTAATCCTAATGTCAAAGCCGAAGCCTTACAAAAAGAAATCGTAGCGCTTTTAGAAAAGCTTAAAAAAGGCGAAATCACTCAAGCTGAGTTAGACAAGCTCAAAATCAATCAAAAAGCCGACTTCATTTCTAATTTAGAAAGTTCTAGCGATGTTGCGGGGCTTTTTGCGGACTATTTAGTGCAAAACGATATTCAAGGCTTGACGGATTATCAGCAACAATTTTTGGATTTAAAAGTGAGCGATTTGGTGCGTGTGGCCAATGAATATTTTAAAGACACCCAATCAACCACCGTGTTTTTGAAACCTTAA
- a CDS encoding quinone-dependent dihydroorotate dehydrogenase has protein sequence MLYSLLKKYLFSLDAEDAHEKVCKILKMLSSSPFLCGLIDSQWGYKNPKLENEILGLHFPNPLGLAAGFDKNISMLRALIAFGFGYLEAGTLTNEAQTGNEKPRLFRHIEEESLQNAMGFNNHGAILAARSFNRFAPYKTPIGINLGKNKRIEQAHALEDYKAVLNKCLNIGDYYTFNLSSPNTPNLRDLQNKAFVNELFCMAKEMTHKPLFLKIAPDLETDNMLEMVNSAIEAGAHGIIATNTTIDKSLVFAPKEMGGLSGKCLTKKSREIFKELAKAFFNKSVLVSVGGISGAKDAYERIKMGASLLQIYSAFIYNGPNLCQNILKDLVKLLQKDGFLSVKEAIGADLR, from the coding sequence ATGCTTTATTCGTTATTAAAAAAATATCTTTTTAGCCTAGACGCTGAAGACGCGCATGAAAAAGTGTGTAAAATTTTAAAAATGCTTTCTTCATCGCCCTTTTTGTGTGGTTTGATTGATTCTCAATGGGGTTATAAAAACCCAAAGCTTGAAAATGAAATTTTAGGCTTGCATTTCCCTAACCCTTTAGGCTTAGCCGCCGGTTTTGATAAAAATATCTCCATGCTTAGGGCGTTAATCGCTTTTGGGTTTGGCTATTTAGAAGCAGGCACTCTCACCAATGAAGCGCAAACGGGGAATGAAAAACCAAGGCTTTTTAGGCACATTGAAGAAGAGTCCTTACAAAATGCGATGGGGTTTAATAATCATGGGGCAATTTTAGCAGCGAGATCGTTCAATCGCTTCGCCCCTTATAAAACCCCTATTGGCATCAATTTAGGCAAAAACAAACGCATAGAGCAAGCGCATGCCCTAGAAGATTACAAGGCGGTTTTAAATAAATGTTTAAACATTGGCGATTATTACACTTTCAACCTTTCTTCGCCCAACACCCCTAATTTAAGGGATTTACAAAACAAAGCGTTTGTGAATGAGCTTTTTTGCATGGCGAAAGAAATGACCCATAAGCCTTTATTTTTAAAAATCGCCCCGGATTTAGAAACAGACAACATGCTAGAGATGGTCAATAGCGCTATTGAAGCAGGAGCGCATGGGATCATTGCGACTAACACCACGATTGATAAAAGCCTGGTGTTCGCTCCTAAAGAAATGGGGGGCTTGAGCGGGAAATGCTTGACTAAAAAAAGCCGTGAAATCTTTAAAGAATTGGCTAAAGCTTTTTTTAATAAAAGCGTTCTTGTTTCTGTGGGGGGGATTAGCGGTGCCAAAGATGCTTATGAAAGGATTAAAATGGGAGCGAGTCTGTTACAAATTTATAGCGCTTTTATTTACAATGGGCCAAATTTATGCCAAAATATTCTTAAAGATTTGGTAAAATTACTCCAAAAAGATGGATTTTTGAGCGTCAAAGAGGCTATAGGAGCGGATTTAAGATGA
- a CDS encoding RNA degradosome polyphosphate kinase, with the protein MNRFFNRELSWLAFNTRVLNEAKDESLPLLERLKFLAIYDTNLDEFYMIRVAGLKQLYEHKIASKGIDGANPEEQLEKIKHYLAHEIEERELEFQKIQALLFKKGLCITPYNELNLEQKAKAKTYFKEQLYALALPFKLDSSHTFPPLGNLTFALFARIKDKETQTTSYALIKLPSFIFRFVELEKGLFVLAEEIVEAHLEELFLEHEILDCMAFRVTCDADIAITEDEAHDYADLMSKSLRKRNQGEIVRLQTQKGSQELLKTLLASLRSFQTHSYKKRKLTGMHAYKSAIMLNLGDLWELVSHSDFKALKSPNFTPKIHPHFNENDLFKSIEKQDLLLFHPYESFEPVVDLIEQAASDPTTLSIKMTLYRVGKHSPIVKALIEAASKIQVSVLVELKARFDEESNLHWAKALERAGALVVYGVFKLKVHAKMLVITKKTDNQLRHFTHLSTGNYNPLSAKIYTDVSFFSAKNEIANDTIKLFHSLLTSSATNSALETLFMAPKQIKPKIIELIQNEMNHQQEGYIILKANALVDSEIIEWLYQASQKGVKIDLIIRGICCLKPQVKGLSENIRVYSIVGKYLEHARIYYFKHENIYFSSADLMPRNLERRVELLVPATNPKIANKLLHILEIQLKDTLKRYELNSKGRYIKVSNPNDPLNSQDYFEKQTLKTF; encoded by the coding sequence TTGAATCGTTTCTTTAACCGAGAGCTTTCATGGTTAGCTTTTAACACAAGGGTTTTAAATGAAGCCAAAGATGAGAGCTTGCCTTTATTAGAGCGCTTGAAATTTTTAGCCATTTATGACACGAATTTAGACGAATTTTACATGATAAGAGTGGCAGGGCTTAAACAACTCTATGAGCATAAAATCGCCTCTAAAGGCATTGATGGCGCAAACCCTGAAGAACAATTAGAAAAAATCAAGCATTATTTAGCGCATGAAATTGAAGAAAGGGAGTTGGAATTCCAAAAAATCCAAGCCCTACTCTTTAAAAAAGGGCTTTGTATCACCCCCTATAATGAATTGAATTTGGAGCAAAAAGCTAAGGCTAAAACCTATTTTAAAGAGCAACTTTATGCGTTAGCTTTGCCTTTTAAGTTGGATTCTTCGCACACTTTCCCGCCTTTGGGGAATTTGACTTTCGCGCTTTTTGCCCGCATTAAAGACAAAGAAACCCAAACCACCTCCTATGCGCTCATCAAACTCCCCTCTTTTATCTTCCGTTTTGTAGAGCTAGAAAAAGGCTTGTTTGTGCTGGCTGAAGAAATCGTAGAAGCGCATTTAGAAGAATTGTTTTTAGAGCATGAGATTTTAGATTGCATGGCGTTTAGGGTAACTTGCGATGCGGATATTGCCATCACTGAAGATGAAGCGCATGATTATGCGGATTTGATGAGTAAGAGTTTAAGGAAACGCAATCAAGGCGAAATCGTGCGCTTGCAAACCCAAAAAGGGAGTCAAGAGCTTTTAAAAACCCTTTTAGCGTCTTTAAGGAGTTTTCAAACCCACTCTTACAAAAAGCGCAAACTCACCGGCATGCATGCCTATAAAAGCGCGATCATGCTCAATTTAGGGGATTTGTGGGAATTGGTCAGTCATAGCGATTTTAAAGCGCTTAAATCGCCCAATTTCACGCCCAAAATCCACCCTCATTTCAATGAAAACGATCTCTTTAAATCCATAGAAAAGCAAGATCTGTTGCTGTTCCACCCGTATGAAAGTTTTGAGCCTGTGGTTGATCTAATAGAGCAAGCCGCTAGCGATCCCACCACCCTTTCTATCAAAATGACGCTTTATCGTGTGGGCAAGCATTCCCCCATTGTCAAAGCCTTAATTGAAGCGGCGAGCAAGATTCAAGTGAGCGTTTTAGTGGAATTAAAAGCGCGCTTTGATGAAGAGAGCAATCTGCATTGGGCAAAAGCTTTAGAAAGGGCGGGCGCGTTAGTCGTTTATGGCGTTTTCAAACTCAAAGTGCATGCCAAAATGCTAGTGATCACTAAAAAAACAGACAACCAATTACGCCATTTCACCCATTTAAGCACGGGCAATTACAACCCTTTGAGCGCTAAAATCTATACCGATGTGAGTTTTTTTAGCGCTAAAAATGAAATCGCTAACGACACTATCAAGCTTTTCCATTCCTTGCTCACTAGCAGTGCGACTAATAGCGCTCTAGAAACGCTTTTTATGGCGCCCAAACAGATCAAGCCTAAAATCATTGAACTCATTCAAAATGAAATGAATCACCAACAAGAAGGCTATATCATTTTAAAAGCCAACGCCCTAGTGGATAGCGAAATCATTGAATGGCTCTATCAAGCCTCTCAAAAAGGGGTTAAAATTGATCTCATTATTAGAGGGATTTGCTGTTTAAAGCCCCAAGTCAAGGGATTGAGTGAAAATATCAGGGTGTATTCTATTGTGGGGAAATATTTAGAACATGCACGCATTTATTATTTTAAACATGAGAATATCTATTTTTCTAGCGCGGATTTAATGCCCAGAAATTTAGAAAGGCGCGTGGAATTGCTTGTCCCGGCCACAAACCCAAAGATCGCTAATAAGTTGTTGCATATTTTAGAAATCCAATTAAAAGACACCTTGAAACGCTATGAGTTAAATTCTAAAGGCCGTTACATTAAAGTTTCAAACCCTAACGATCCTTTAAATTCGCAGGATTACTTTGAAAAACAAACCCTTAAAACCTTTTAA